The Kitasatospora setae KM-6054 genome contains a region encoding:
- a CDS encoding DIP1984 family protein, producing the protein MKLAEALAERAAATRQVEQLRARVVGSARHQEGEEPAENAAEVLAEADRTLDQLELLIRRINLTNSTARVDGGGTLTDALARRDVLRLRHSVLTSAADAASGRGQGGAVRQLRSELRILSALPVAELRARADQLAKEIREVDTLIQRTNWEIDLIED; encoded by the coding sequence GTGAAACTGGCCGAAGCGCTCGCGGAGCGGGCCGCGGCGACGCGGCAGGTCGAGCAGCTGCGGGCGCGCGTCGTCGGCAGCGCCCGCCACCAGGAGGGCGAGGAGCCCGCCGAGAACGCCGCCGAGGTCCTGGCCGAGGCCGACCGGACCTTGGACCAGCTGGAACTGCTGATCCGCCGGATCAACCTGACCAACTCCACCGCGCGGGTCGACGGCGGCGGCACCCTCACCGACGCCCTCGCCCGCCGCGACGTCCTGCGGCTGCGCCACTCGGTGCTCACCTCGGCCGCCGACGCCGCCTCCGGCCGGGGCCAGGGCGGAGCCGTCCGGCAGCTGAGGTCCGAGCTCCGCATCCTCTCCGCCCTGCCGGTCGCCGAACTGCGCGCCCGGGCCGACCAGCTGGCCAAGGAGATCCGCGAGGTGGACACCCTGATCCAGCGCACCAACTGGGAGATCGACCTGATCGAGGACTGA
- a CDS encoding SMI1/KNR4 family protein — translation MNTDTPARYQRWDGPAVRSRVAALALADPGHRRFGAAGHGYRLHPPLPEEAIRRFERAHGIVLPAAYRDFLGAVAGGGAGPDHGLLGPAEQVDEEEALYDLRAECLRDGFLAAPFPHTTARPGPGLGGDADYSVTGSLVIGEQGCGAFSRLVVTGSGAGQVWTDDRVWGGLTPGPDFGAWYTAWLAS, via the coding sequence ATGAACACCGACACTCCCGCCCGGTACCAGCGCTGGGACGGCCCCGCCGTCCGTTCGCGCGTCGCCGCACTGGCCCTGGCGGACCCCGGGCACCGCCGGTTCGGCGCCGCCGGCCACGGCTACCGGCTGCACCCGCCGCTGCCGGAGGAGGCGATCCGCCGCTTCGAACGGGCGCACGGCATCGTCCTGCCCGCCGCCTACCGGGACTTCCTGGGCGCGGTCGCCGGCGGCGGAGCGGGGCCGGACCACGGGCTGCTGGGCCCGGCGGAGCAGGTCGACGAGGAGGAGGCCCTGTACGACCTGCGGGCCGAGTGCCTGCGCGACGGCTTCCTGGCCGCCCCGTTCCCGCACACCACCGCCCGGCCGGGGCCGGGCCTGGGCGGCGACGCCGACTACTCCGTCACGGGGTCGCTGGTGATCGGCGAGCAGGGCTGCGGCGCCTTCAGCCGCCTGGTGGTCACCGGCAGCGGCGCCGGGCAGGTCTGGACCGACGACCGCGTCTGGGGCGGCCTCACCCCCGGGCCGGACTTCGGCGCCTGGTACACCGCCTGGCTGGCCTCCTGA
- a CDS encoding methyltransferase has translation MTTTATTAPATAPAPAPAPAPGGLTDAELLRAAADHARRHDTAALLRALLPGLDGVELRALTDRCRFAHTALLVFPSDGAALAGMLAGAGLAVREAPRPSTVVRERLAARYGRDAAGLPVGILRPAVTGADGEPRVVEVFALTVPPGSGLAGLAARERVAQHEAHLGFEVVRPDPLVLRGLCALLDRHGARPDGGGYNPHEDGTVLYFTVPADSKAGYPRIELYAPGDHRELLAEHLARHRAGEPAEVLLRQLTGAWTTQALAVFAELGLPDAMDPRVPCGVGELAAAVGADEEALRSLLRYLAMLGAVLPDGGGYRLAPTGELLRAGAAGSLRPLALLYAGPFYRSFGELAGTVRTGRVAFDGLFGENHFDHFARDPELAELFDRSMAASARMFDPLPAHPAVRAAAAGSTPAAPRTVVDLAGGTGELLSRLLAAHPGLRGVLLERPHVAEAARVFLDGAGCGERVECRAGGFADVPAGGDVYLLSRVLHDWDDERCREILGHLAAVMPAHAELLVVERLLPEDGTPSLATAWDLHMRCNVGGRERTAGHYARLFADAGLELTGHDPLPLDAYVLRVRKAGAAAAG, from the coding sequence ATGACCACCACCGCCACCACCGCGCCCGCAACCGCCCCCGCCCCCGCACCCGCACCCGCACCCGGCGGCCTGACCGACGCGGAGCTGCTGCGGGCCGCCGCCGACCACGCCCGCCGCCACGACACCGCCGCCCTGTTACGGGCGCTGCTGCCGGGGTTGGACGGCGTGGAGCTGCGGGCGCTGACCGACCGCTGCCGGTTCGCGCACACCGCGCTGCTGGTCTTCCCGTCGGACGGCGCGGCGCTGGCGGGGATGCTGGCGGGGGCGGGGTTGGCGGTACGGGAGGCGCCGCGGCCGAGCACGGTGGTGCGGGAGCGGCTGGCGGCGCGGTACGGGCGGGACGCGGCGGGGCTGCCGGTCGGCATCCTGCGGCCGGCGGTGACGGGCGCGGACGGGGAGCCGCGGGTGGTGGAGGTGTTCGCGCTGACCGTCCCGCCGGGGTCGGGGCTGGCCGGGCTCGCCGCGCGCGAGCGGGTCGCGCAGCACGAGGCGCACCTGGGCTTCGAGGTGGTGCGGCCGGATCCGCTGGTGCTGCGCGGGCTGTGCGCGCTGCTGGACCGGCACGGCGCGCGGCCGGACGGCGGCGGCTACAACCCGCACGAGGACGGCACGGTGCTGTACTTCACGGTGCCCGCCGACTCGAAGGCGGGGTATCCGCGGATCGAGCTGTACGCGCCGGGCGACCACCGCGAGTTGCTGGCCGAGCACCTGGCGCGGCACCGGGCGGGTGAGCCGGCCGAGGTGCTGCTGCGGCAGTTGACGGGGGCGTGGACGACCCAGGCGCTGGCGGTGTTCGCCGAGTTGGGCCTGCCGGACGCGATGGATCCGCGGGTTCCGTGCGGGGTCGGGGAGTTGGCGGCCGCGGTGGGCGCGGACGAGGAGGCGCTGCGTTCGCTGCTGCGCTACCTGGCGATGCTGGGCGCGGTGCTGCCGGACGGCGGGGGCTACCGGCTGGCGCCGACCGGGGAGTTGCTGCGGGCGGGGGCGGCGGGTTCGCTGCGGCCGCTGGCGCTCCTGTACGCGGGGCCGTTCTACCGTTCGTTCGGGGAGTTGGCGGGGACGGTGCGGACCGGGCGGGTGGCCTTCGACGGGCTGTTCGGCGAGAACCACTTCGACCACTTCGCCCGCGATCCGGAGTTGGCGGAGCTGTTCGACCGTTCGATGGCGGCGAGTGCCCGGATGTTCGACCCGCTGCCCGCGCACCCGGCGGTCCGGGCGGCGGCGGCCGGGTCGACGCCGGCGGCGCCGCGGACGGTGGTCGATCTGGCGGGCGGGACGGGCGAGTTGCTGTCCCGGCTGCTGGCCGCGCACCCGGGGCTGCGCGGTGTCCTGCTGGAGCGGCCCCACGTGGCGGAGGCGGCACGGGTGTTCCTGGACGGTGCGGGCTGCGGCGAGCGGGTGGAGTGCCGGGCGGGCGGGTTCGCGGACGTGCCGGCGGGCGGCGACGTGTACCTGCTGTCGCGGGTGCTGCACGACTGGGACGACGAGCGCTGCCGGGAGATCCTCGGCCACCTCGCGGCCGTGATGCCCGCGCACGCCGAACTGCTGGTGGTGGAGCGCCTGTTGCCGGAGGACGGCACCCCGTCCCTGGCCACCGCCTGGGACCTGCACATGCGCTGCAACGTGGGCGGCCGGGAGCGCACCGCCGGGCACTACGCGCGCCTGTTCGCGGACGCGGGGCTGGAGTTGACCGGCCACGACCCGCTGCCGCTGGACGCGTACGTGCTGCGGGTGCGCAAGGCGGGTGCCGCAGCGGCCGGTTGA